Genomic segment of bacterium:
GACTACCTGTTGGCACGTCCTGCCGACCCGGTCGTGTTCTGACGCCAACCGGGTCATTCTCAGGAGCACCAAGGAGCAGCGAATGTGCGGCATCATCGGTTACGTCGGCAGCGAAGTGGCAGTCCCGATTCTCATCGAAGCGCTCAAATGTATGGAGTACCGCGGCTATGACAGCGCCGGTGTCGCGATCATGGAAGATGGCGCGCTCCAGACCATCCGGCACGCTGGACGGGTCCGGGAACTGGAAACCAAGCTCGATGGGATGAAATTTGCCGGCGGCATCGGACTGGGGCATACCCGCTGGGCGACTCACGGACGCCCCAGCGAAGTGAATGCCCACCCCCAGCGCTCAGCATCCGGCGAAATCGTGGTAGTGCACAACGGCATCATCGAAAATTACCTGCCGCTGCGACGTGAACTCGAAGCCCAGGGTGTCGCGTTCTCCAGCCAGACTGACACCGAGGTCATCGCCAATCTGATCGCCGCCAACTACAGCGGTGACCTCCTGGCCGCGATTCAGGCCGCCGCGTGCCGCCTCGAAGGCTCCTATGCCATTGGAGTCATGAGTGAGCGAGAGCCAGATCAGCTTATCGCCGTCCGTAAAGGGAGTCCGCTGGTGATTTCCGGGAACGACCTCGGCGTGTTCCTCGCGTCCGATCTCACCGCGCTGTTGCCGCACTCCCGAGACATGTTCTTCCTGGATGATGGCGAAATCGCGATTCTCCGACCTGGCGACATCCAGTTTCGCACCCTCTCCGGGCAGGTCGTCACCAAAGCTCCGCAGCACATCGCCTGGGATGTCATGCAGGCGCAAAAGCTGGGCTACAAGCACTTCATGATCAAAGAGATCAACGAGCAGCCCATCGCGATTCGCGACACCCTCATGGGACGCCTGGATGACGCCGCTGGTGGCGTCTCCCTCGAGGAACTCGGCACACTCACCGACGACATCCTCCGCGACCTGGAGCAGATTGTCATCGTCGCCTGTGGCACCGCCTGGCACGCCGGGCTGGTCGGGAAGTATCTGCTGGAGTCCCTTGCGGGCATCCGGGTTGAGGTGGACTACGCCTCGGAGTTCCGTTATCGCACCAATCAGCTCACCGACCGGACGCTGGTGCTCGCGGTGAGCCAGTCCGGCGAGACGGCCGATACCCTGGCAGCCCTGCAGCGAGCGGGTCGCGAAGGGGCCCATACGCTGGCGATCTGTAATGCCGTCGGATCCACGATGACCCGATCGGTGGAAGGGGTGCTCTACACCCACGCCGGTCCGGAAATCTCCGTTGCCTCCACCAAGGCGTTCACCACCCAGCTCACAGCGCTGATGCTCCTGGCGCTCAAGCTCGGGCGTCTCCGGGGTGCCATCACCGAGTCAGATTCCCTGCGGCTCGTCACTGCGCTCCGGGGACTGCCGGAACTCATGACGAAGTCACTGGAGTGCGAAGCCGCCGTACAGGCGCTGGCAGGCAAATATTGGGGTGTCCAGCATTTCCTGTATCTCGGACGCTCCCTCTGCTATCCCGTCGCCCTCGAAGGAGCGCTGAAGCTGAAGGAGATCAGCTACATCCACGCCGAAGGATATCCTGCTGGTGAGATGAAGCACGGCCCGATCGCCCTGATCGATGAGCGGATGCCAGTGGTGGTTCTGGCTCCCCGAAACCATGTCATGGACAAGACCCTGTCGAATCTCAACGAGGTCAAAGCCCGGGGGGGCAAGATCATCGTGATCTGCCAGGATGCGTCCGAACTGGATGGCTACGGCGTGGATGAGATCATCGAGGTGCCGGCATCGGAGCCCGAACTCGCCCCATTGGTCCTCACCATCCCCCTCCAGTTGCTCGCGTATCACATTGCGGTGATCCTCGGCTGCGATGTCGATCAGCCGCGCAATCTGGCGAAGAGTGTGACGGTCGAGTAGGGGATTCCCCGCATTTCCGCCGGGCTGGACAGGCGTACAATGTCCACTGAAGGAGCCTCTGGCATGTCCGCCATCCCCGGCACCACCTCCCTGACAACACAGGATGCACCTGTGCATCAGCAGCGTCCCTGGACTCCTGGACAACCAACCTGGGAGAACCGGATCGTCCGTCGCATCTCAAGTGCCCATTTTTTGCGCAATTACTACGGGAAGTGCGAAGCGCTCCATGGGCACAACTACCGGATCGACATCGTGGTTCGGGGTGGAGTGCTCAACGACACGGAATATCTGGTCGACTTCTCCGCCTTCAAGAAACAGGTCGATGCCTTCCTTGACGGCACCCTGGATCATGTCCTCCTCAATGACATCGAGTTCTTCCAGGAAGGCCACGCCAACCCATCGAGCGAGAACCTGGCCCGCTACATCGCCCTGAACATCGAGCCCCTACTGACTGCGACTCCCGCTGGTCTCTACAGCGTGACCGTTTGGGAAACAGAAGTACAGTGTGCGACGTATTACCCCTACGGCCCCTAAATCCTGATGTCGGTTGCCTTGACAGCCGGACAGCCGCAAGCTTACAATAACGCACAGAAAGTGACAAAAGGCGACGCTCGCCTTTGACTCGCTAGCCGGACACCCCTATACTGCCGGTCGTTCCGATCCGGGAGTGGTGGAGCCGCCGGCTTCACGCACCTGTCATTGACCTGCAATCAAGGAGGCACGGGGACTTGCGAACGGCATTGTTCCTCGGCGTAGCTGGCAGCCTGTTGCTCGCTGGATGCGGGGGCCCCATGGGCAGCCCCGCGCAAACGCCACAGACGCCCCAGCGGGGCGCTCAGCTCAGTCTGCCTGCAACCCAGCCACGGCCGGTGAGCCGTGAAACGGTCGCCCGCGAGGTGGCACGTCTGGAAGAGGCGGGCGTTGTCGCTCCAGGACGCGTCATCATCCGGTTTACGCCTGAGGCGAGCACCACGGACCGCACGGCCCTGCTCGACAAGGTCGGTCTGCGGCTCGATGCTGAGATTCCTCAGCTCGGCTATGGCCGGTACCTGATGACAGGCGACGGGTCCGTTCGGGCGGCTCTGGAAGTCCTCTGGACTTCCCCCCTGGTGGCCTCCGCCGAACCGGATCTGGTGATTCAGGCCAATGCCATCAGCATTAGCCCCGGCGACCCCCGATTTGCTGAACAGACCTACCTGAAGCAGATCCGGATGCCGGAAGCCTGGTTCATTCATCCGGGGGATCCCCGTGACGCTGTGATCGGCCCCACCATTCCGGCAGTCAGTGATGTCACGATTGCGGTCCTCGACACCGGCTTTGACTTCACGCATGAAGACTTAAACTTTACGGATACCGGCGATCCCCGCGGCGATAACGTCAAAGTGTATGGCGGCATCGACCTGGTGAACGGCGATTCCGATGCCACCGACGACAACGGGCACGGAACGCTGATCGCTGGTATCGCCGCTGCCCGAACGCATACCGGTGGCCCGGGTGGGTTCGCTCAGGGCATCGCAGGAGCTTCCTGGAATGCCCGCATCATGCCCGTCAAGGTGCTGGATGAGAACGGTGTTGGCACCAGCTTCGACTCCGCCCGCGGCATCCTCCACGCGGTGGAAACCTGGTCCGCCGCCCGCGGCAACGCGCCGGCTCCTCCTTTCGTGACTGGCCAGAACAACTCCATCTTTACCCAGCCCTACTTCGCCCGGCTCGTGATCAACATGAGCTACAGCGTGGAAGTGCCCAACAGCCTGGGCGCGCCGCAGTTCGAGCGCGATGCGATCAACTTCGCCGTCAACAACGGTGCGGTCCTCGTGGCTGCCGCTGGCGACCAGGGCAAGCCGGTCGATGACGGTTTCTCCAGCAGCTATCCGGCAGCCCATGCTCCGGTGATCGCGGTAGGTGCCGTCGACGAGATCAATCAGTCGCTGATTACCTCGAACCGCCCTAAGACTACGGTGCCACTGGCTGGTCAGCGATTCGTCGTTGCGCCGGGTGCCAACATCCTGGGGACCGCTCCGATGAGCATGGGCCGCTACGGTGTCGGAACCGGGACGTCCGTGGCCGCCGCCCAGGTCTCCGGACTGGTCGCCCTGATGTGGTCGTACTATCCGCTCCTGCTCAACGAGGACGGGCTGATCCCGACCCTGCTAGAAACCGCCGACAGCGATGTCGTGGGCGACCCGGGTCCGGATAACGCCACCGGTGCCGGACTGGTCGATGCGCTGGCCGCCCTGGAAGGGGTCTTCGAGCCGCGCCCGACCAACGATCCGATCATCGTGCGGGCCTTCACGGATCCCATCGCACACAACGTGGTCCACTTCGTGATTCTCTCGAAGTACCGCCTGATGGATCCGGCTGAGATTCCCTTCTTCATCAACGACGCTGGTGAGGCTGAACTCATCAACGGTGGTGCTGCCTTCAGCTACCGCATCGGCATCGACACCAACAACAATGACACGCTGGAAGATGGTGAGTTGCTCCGACTGGATGGCGCGTTCTTCCCGAACGAGATCATCATCGGGCAGCTCGATGACTCGACCTACTCCGGTCGCATCTTCTTCGTGCAGGGGCCGCCTCCTGCCCCAGGCTGTCCGGCCGGGTCGCTGCAGCCTCCGCCGCCTCCCACCGGCAACCTGATCGTGCAGGTCACAGGCGTACCTGAGGACTTCCTGATCGATGCCACCCTGCCCAAGACCATCAGCGCTTCAACTACACTGGCCATCACCAGTTTTGCCAACTCTTAAGAGAGGAAAGGACGCACCCACAATGCGCAGCTTCTTCGCACACTGGACCGCTACTGCCTGCCTGTTGCCGGTCCTCGCGATCTTCCTGACCTCCTGCGGAGGAGGCGGCAGCAGCACGCCGAACACCCCCGGACCTGGAGGCGGACAGCAGATCGGCACCGGCGGTACCATCACCGGACGTGTATTTGTTCCCGAAGGGCAGCCGATTGGCGGACCATTCGTGACGGTCACGGTCAAGGATAGCGCCGGCACGACTCTGAGCCCGACGATCAACCCCAACGGCACAGGTCCCGACGTGGGACGTTTCACTGTCGCTGGGCTGCCTCTGGGGACGGATATCACGGTCTCCATCGACTATCGGAGCGATGGTCGCGGGGATAACCTCGGAGCGGACAAAGTGGTCCGGCTCGCTTCCACCGGCGCGCTGGATCTTGGTGTCATCACCCTGAGCAACGAGTACATCGAACTCGGCTGGAATGCCTACCGCGCCAAGAACTTCAACCTGGCCCTCAGCCGGTTTGATACCGCCCGGACTGCCCGTCGCGTGGCTGCGGAAACAAATAAGAGCTCGAGCTATCTGGTGGGCAAGGGCTGGACTCGCGTGAAGCGTGGCCGCGACACCCTGGTGATGTGTTCGTTCTCGAACAACCAGGGCTTCGAGTGGGAGATCGCTCTTAACGACTTCCTCGATGCCGCAAACACGGACCAGTTTGACGCCGACGCGCGGGTTGGGGCTGCGGCAGCCTATGCTGCCCTCAATTCCAAGTCGAAGCTTCTGGATCCGGTGCAGTTCAACCTCCAGCAGTTCTTCTATGGCTTCATCAATCCATACCACGATGAGGCTGAGGCGAAGATCAATGAAGCGCTGCTCATCGCGCCAGACTTCAAGTCGGATCACGACGAGATCGTTGCGTCGGACCTGGAAGTCGCGCGGTTGTTCCATCGCTTCATGCAGGGCAAGCCTGTCAGCGAGTCTGAACTCGAATCTCTGGCGGACCGCACGGACCTGAATCAGGGCTCGATGGAGACTCTCCAGGCGCTGTCGGACCTCGTGCGCTATAAGCTCGCCCCGCAGGGTGGCGGAGGACTGACCAGCTAGGTCTGGCTTTCCTGAAACTTGTCGCAAAGCGGGACCGCCCCTCGCATGCCCACGCGAGGGGCGGTTTCTTTTCCAGCCCCAATGCTGCCGCACGAAACTTTTGGCTGCAGTTTGCATCCAACAGTAGGGTCAGTACGGCGCGACCAGGATGCCTTGCATCCTGTTGTGGCCGAACTGCGACCAATCGCGACCCTAGAGTGGGGAATGGGACTTGAGTGCCGGCGCAGAGCGGGTATACTCAGATGCCCTCCAATGAGAGCGCTGCGGGCGGATACCGTTTGCGCGGTCTCGTCGGTTCTGGCTCCAGGCACGTACGACCCCCTAACCCCGTCAGGTCCGGAAGGAAGCAGCGGTGCGGGCGAGCTCTGCGGTGCCCTGGTTCGCTGGAATCGGCGGGACCGCGGAAACGGTACCGGATGACCCCGCAACGGCCTGCTGCATCCCGACCCAACCACTCGCACTCTGCAGGAGCTGGCTCACGTGCCCTCTGAAACGTCCAATCACGCAATGCTTCCGCCGCCGGTCACCCCGGAGCAGATGGCGGAGGGGCTGACCCAGGCGAACCTCGACACCGCAATCACGGTGCGGTCGATGCCCGAGGAGCGGCGGGTCCTGGATGCCCGCTACCGCTGTCGATGCGGCGAACCCCTCGCTAAAGTTGCCGATCACATGGTGCAGCTTGAAGAGCGTCACCTGCATCTCCTCGCGTTCCAGTGTCCCAGTTGTGGTGCTCAGGGGGGCATCATCTTCGACATCACCGCAGCTGTCGCACTGCTTCCATCTGACCAGGAGAGCGAGAAAGCGACTCCGGAAGAAGAGCGGCGGGCGGCTGAGCTCGCGACCTACTACCTGCTCGATAAAGCGCCTGCGGCCCGTAGTGAAGCCGCCATCAATACCCTGAGTGCTGGGATCCGGGCGTTAGGTCCAGCCGCGATTGGCGCGCTCCGCTACTCCCTGCGCGACGTAGATCCCCAGGTCGTTGGTATCGCTGCCCGTGCCCTGGCAGCGATAGGCGATGCCACCGATGTGCGTCG
This window contains:
- the glmS gene encoding Glutamine--fructose-6-phosphate aminotransferase [isomerizing], which produces MCGIIGYVGSEVAVPILIEALKCMEYRGYDSAGVAIMEDGALQTIRHAGRVRELETKLDGMKFAGGIGLGHTRWATHGRPSEVNAHPQRSASGEIVVVHNGIIENYLPLRRELEAQGVAFSSQTDTEVIANLIAANYSGDLLAAIQAAACRLEGSYAIGVMSEREPDQLIAVRKGSPLVISGNDLGVFLASDLTALLPHSRDMFFLDDGEIAILRPGDIQFRTLSGQVVTKAPQHIAWDVMQAQKLGYKHFMIKEINEQPIAIRDTLMGRLDDAAGGVSLEELGTLTDDILRDLEQIVIVACGTAWHAGLVGKYLLESLAGIRVEVDYASEFRYRTNQLTDRTLVLAVSQSGETADTLAALQRAGREGAHTLAICNAVGSTMTRSVEGVLYTHAGPEISVASTKAFTTQLTALMLLALKLGRLRGAITESDSLRLVTALRGLPELMTKSLECEAAVQALAGKYWGVQHFLYLGRSLCYPVALEGALKLKEISYIHAEGYPAGEMKHGPIALIDERMPVVVLAPRNHVMDKTLSNLNEVKARGGKIIVICQDASELDGYGVDEIIEVPASEPELAPLVLTIPLQLLAYHIAVILGCDVDQPRNLAKSVTVE